Proteins encoded by one window of Acuticoccus sp. MNP-M23:
- a CDS encoding tripartite tricarboxylate transporter TctB family protein, which produces MASFINREAIFALFLLVMNTGYFIETLKMPRPFQLGEPGPAFLPMLLSAIMFVAAGRILVGALGGFRTDDGERFSIKPLILAALTLGFIALFEPAGYWIATLAYTFTVAVLFSLEDSRAPLKVAGLSAIIAICVTGVGYLFFVTLFDLYLPEGNW; this is translated from the coding sequence ATGGCGTCCTTCATCAACCGTGAGGCAATCTTCGCCCTGTTCCTGCTGGTGATGAACACCGGCTATTTTATCGAGACGCTGAAGATGCCGCGGCCCTTCCAGCTCGGCGAACCCGGGCCGGCGTTCCTGCCGATGCTGCTCTCGGCCATCATGTTTGTTGCGGCAGGGCGCATTCTGGTCGGTGCGCTGGGTGGTTTTCGGACCGATGACGGCGAACGCTTCTCCATCAAGCCGCTGATCCTGGCAGCGCTGACCCTTGGCTTCATCGCCCTCTTCGAGCCTGCCGGTTACTGGATTGCGACGCTGGCCTACACCTTCACCGTCGCAGTCCTGTTCTCGCTGGAGGACAGCCGCGCACCGCTGAAGGTGGCGGGGCTGTCGGCCATCATCGCCATCTGCGTGACAGGGGTCGGCTATCTCTTCTTCGTCACCCTGTTCGACCTCTATCTGCCGGAAGGGAATTGGTAG
- a CDS encoding tripartite tricarboxylate transporter substrate binding protein, with protein MRNWRNLGLAAAALASVALTAGTASAQDFPKRDLTHIMPWSAGGGTDTAMRTFMEYAQEPLGVDINTQNITGAQSGVGTLRLMNARPDGHTIGSMTWDSMITVPYFDLVPGYDMDKLSILANVTLYPTVLAVGKDTGWESIDDFVKAAKERPGEITVSNSGNSGIWHLHALDMADKLGIELNHVPFPSGSAPQREALLSGENDAASVSFGTIASAVEAGDVKVLAVMGEERDPKLPDVPTLKELGYDVSWGGMRVIAVPADTPQENKDILIAAFKAAFDNPEFQEKAKTLGLTPYWMSGDDAQAYVDRTRERAEAMLNKLAEEGLINK; from the coding sequence ATGCGCAACTGGAGAAACCTCGGCCTGGCCGCCGCCGCACTGGCGAGCGTTGCCTTGACCGCCGGAACCGCGTCCGCACAGGACTTTCCGAAGCGTGATTTGACCCACATCATGCCGTGGAGCGCGGGCGGCGGCACCGACACCGCCATGCGCACCTTTATGGAATATGCGCAGGAGCCTCTGGGTGTCGACATCAACACCCAGAACATCACCGGCGCCCAGTCCGGTGTGGGTACGCTGCGCCTGATGAACGCGCGGCCGGATGGCCACACCATCGGCTCGATGACGTGGGATTCCATGATCACCGTGCCGTATTTCGACTTGGTGCCGGGCTACGACATGGACAAGCTGTCCATCCTCGCCAACGTCACCCTTTACCCGACCGTGCTGGCGGTGGGGAAAGACACCGGCTGGGAATCCATCGACGATTTCGTGAAGGCCGCGAAGGAGCGCCCCGGCGAAATCACCGTTTCCAACTCCGGCAACAGCGGCATCTGGCACCTCCACGCGCTCGACATGGCCGACAAGCTGGGGATCGAGCTCAACCACGTGCCGTTCCCGTCCGGCTCCGCCCCCCAGCGCGAAGCACTGCTTTCGGGTGAGAACGATGCGGCATCGGTCAGCTTCGGCACCATCGCATCGGCCGTGGAAGCGGGCGACGTGAAGGTTCTGGCGGTGATGGGCGAGGAACGTGACCCCAAGCTCCCCGACGTGCCGACCCTCAAGGAACTCGGCTATGACGTGAGCTGGGGCGGGATGCGCGTGATTGCCGTCCCCGCCGACACGCCGCAGGAAAACAAGGACATCCTGATTGCAGCCTTCAAGGCAGCGTTCGACAATCCCGAATTCCAGGAGAAGGCCAAAACGCTGGGCCTGACGCCGTACTGGATGTCGGGTGACGACGCGCAGGCCTACGTGGACCGCACCCGCGAGCGCGCCGAAGCCATGCTCAACAAGCTGGCCGAAGAGGGCCTCATCAACAAATAA
- a CDS encoding VOC family protein: protein MRDAPINLPREGEVVLDHVGHFVPDAAACADALTAAGFTVTPYSAQVVPDPETGEPTPTGTGNVCVMLGSGYLEFLVHTADTPLGQEFQAALARRAGLHLAAFAVPDAEATHAALSADGWPMRPLARFSRTVGTEDGEATARFTVARLEKGTMPEGRIQLLTHHDEAAIWQPRWVTHENSAVGLSGMTIAAPDPAEAAARFSRLFGRPAEATAAGHAVRLDRGVLTFVEEAAGTHLAGRDLEPGQPAIVAYSLKVADLETARDAFARAGIGAAQAQGALVVRFPEALGLGVWIVHTG, encoded by the coding sequence ATGCGCGACGCGCCGATTAATCTGCCGCGCGAGGGCGAAGTGGTTCTGGACCATGTGGGCCATTTTGTGCCGGATGCTGCGGCCTGTGCCGATGCGCTGACCGCCGCCGGGTTCACCGTGACGCCTTACAGCGCGCAGGTGGTGCCGGACCCCGAAACCGGCGAGCCGACCCCCACCGGCACGGGAAACGTCTGCGTGATGCTGGGCTCCGGCTATCTGGAGTTTCTGGTCCACACCGCCGATACGCCGCTCGGACAGGAGTTTCAGGCAGCGCTGGCGCGGCGCGCCGGGCTGCATCTGGCCGCCTTTGCCGTGCCCGACGCGGAGGCAACCCACGCTGCATTGTCAGCGGATGGCTGGCCGATGCGCCCGCTTGCCCGCTTCTCGCGCACCGTCGGCACCGAAGATGGCGAGGCGACGGCCCGCTTCACTGTGGCGCGGCTCGAAAAAGGCACGATGCCGGAAGGCCGCATCCAGCTTCTCACCCACCACGACGAGGCCGCCATCTGGCAGCCCCGCTGGGTGACCCACGAGAACAGCGCAGTCGGCCTTTCCGGCATGACCATTGCGGCGCCCGATCCGGCCGAGGCCGCCGCGCGCTTCTCGCGCCTGTTCGGCCGCCCGGCCGAGGCGACTGCCGCCGGCCATGCCGTCCGGCTCGACCGCGGTGTTCTCACCTTTGTGGAGGAAGCTGCCGGCACTCATCTGGCGGGCCGGGACCTTGAACCCGGCCAACCCGCCATCGTGGCCTACAGCCTCAAGGTGGCGGACCTCGAAACCGCGCGGGATGCATTCGCACGGGCCGGCATCGGCGCGGCGCAGGCGCAAGGGGCGCTGGTGGTCCGCTTCCCCGAGGCGCTGGGCCTCGGGGTCTGGATCGTCCACACCGGCTGA
- the ltnD gene encoding L-threonate dehydrogenase, translating into MKVAVIGLGSMGYGIAASALRGGHEVWGSDINPAQVDKFRSEGGASGTLDEAAGSLDAVVVVVLNAAQTDAVLFGDAGIVPSLKKGAVVMACATVPPAFARDMAARAAEYGVHYLDAPISGGAAKAASGALSVMASGTPEAFAAAKPVLDHVAQTVFALGDEAGAGSAMKAVNQMLAGVHIAVMAEAATFAMTQGIEPSQFVEVISQCAGTSWMLENRAPHIVDGDYSPRSSVNIWPKDLGIVLDIARASSFSAPITAAALQQFVAAAGMGLGGEDDAAVAKVYARNAGLKLPG; encoded by the coding sequence ATGAAAGTAGCGGTGATCGGGCTGGGGTCGATGGGATACGGCATTGCCGCATCGGCGCTGCGAGGTGGACACGAGGTGTGGGGGAGCGACATCAATCCCGCACAGGTGGACAAGTTTCGCAGCGAAGGCGGGGCGTCCGGTACGCTGGATGAGGCAGCCGGCTCGCTGGATGCGGTTGTGGTGGTCGTCCTCAACGCAGCGCAGACCGATGCGGTGCTGTTCGGCGATGCCGGGATCGTTCCGTCCCTGAAAAAGGGCGCCGTGGTGATGGCCTGTGCCACCGTCCCGCCCGCCTTCGCACGCGACATGGCTGCCCGCGCGGCTGAATACGGGGTTCATTATCTGGACGCGCCCATCTCCGGCGGTGCGGCCAAGGCGGCAAGCGGCGCGCTCAGCGTCATGGCATCCGGCACGCCCGAGGCCTTTGCCGCGGCAAAGCCCGTGCTCGACCATGTTGCACAGACCGTGTTTGCGCTTGGCGACGAAGCCGGCGCCGGTTCGGCCATGAAGGCCGTGAACCAGATGCTGGCCGGCGTCCACATTGCCGTGATGGCAGAGGCTGCCACCTTTGCCATGACGCAAGGGATCGAGCCTTCGCAGTTCGTCGAGGTGATTTCCCAGTGCGCCGGCACGTCGTGGATGCTGGAGAACCGCGCGCCGCACATTGTGGATGGCGACTACAGCCCCAGAAGTTCGGTCAACATCTGGCCCAAGGATCTCGGCATCGTGCTCGACATTGCGCGGGCGTCGAGCTTCAGCGCGCCGATTACCGCAGCGGCGCTCCAGCAATTTGTGGCAGCCGCCGGGATGGGCCTTGGCGGCGAGGACGATGCCGCCGTTGCCAAGGTCTACGCCCGCAATGCGGGGCTGAAGCTGCCCGGCTGA
- a CDS encoding FAD-binding oxidoreductase — MGAEAANHWALTSGETFEAPKLTGDVAADVAIVGGGILGLSTALALAEAGVSVVLVEASKVAHGASGRNGGLVVPSLPRVSPQGAVAALGADGERLVAMVARGADTVFELIARHGIQCDAVQSGWLNPAHAPSLVAGLAARHAAWKAAGANVTLLDAGETRARLGSARYHGAILDRSGGHLNPAAYSRGLARAAVAAGAGIFEESPARAIIAADGGWVVETPGGTVRAATLLQATNAQPAGLADADAETIVPLIVYQMVTNILSPEQRASVLPGGEAMSDTRNNLFSLRWTADGRLGTGGMAPLTQLGGAARVARTAERRLAAIFPVLEGTTIARTWTGKASLTGDFLPRVMTLGPRRYSVVACNGRGLVLTTNLGRALAAAFAAGRDAPLPLAARPPRPIRARALAARVPQLLLPLGSLADARAEWRG; from the coding sequence ATGGGCGCCGAAGCCGCCAACCACTGGGCGCTCACCTCCGGCGAGACTTTTGAGGCCCCAAAGCTCACCGGCGACGTTGCGGCCGATGTTGCCATTGTCGGCGGCGGGATTCTCGGCCTCTCCACCGCACTGGCGCTCGCAGAGGCCGGCGTGTCGGTCGTGCTGGTGGAGGCATCGAAGGTGGCGCACGGGGCATCGGGCCGCAATGGCGGGCTGGTGGTCCCCAGCTTGCCGCGCGTCTCGCCCCAGGGCGCGGTTGCTGCGCTGGGCGCCGATGGCGAGCGGCTTGTGGCGATGGTGGCACGCGGCGCCGATACCGTGTTCGAGCTGATTGCACGGCATGGCATCCAGTGTGACGCGGTCCAGTCCGGCTGGCTCAATCCGGCCCATGCGCCATCGCTTGTGGCGGGACTTGCCGCCCGCCATGCCGCGTGGAAGGCGGCGGGCGCCAACGTGACCCTGCTGGATGCGGGCGAAACCCGCGCCCGGCTTGGCAGCGCGCGCTATCACGGGGCGATCCTCGACCGTTCGGGCGGGCACCTCAACCCGGCAGCGTACAGCCGCGGGCTGGCGCGCGCTGCCGTTGCCGCGGGCGCCGGCATTTTTGAAGAGAGCCCGGCGCGTGCGATCATCGCCGCAGATGGCGGCTGGGTGGTTGAGACGCCCGGCGGCACGGTGCGCGCGGCGACGCTGCTGCAGGCCACCAACGCACAGCCTGCCGGGCTTGCCGACGCCGACGCCGAAACCATCGTCCCGCTCATCGTCTACCAGATGGTGACTAATATCCTGTCGCCCGAACAGCGCGCCAGTGTGCTCCCCGGCGGGGAGGCGATGTCCGACACGCGCAACAATCTCTTCTCGCTTCGCTGGACGGCGGATGGCCGCCTTGGCACCGGCGGCATGGCGCCGCTCACCCAGCTTGGCGGTGCCGCCCGTGTGGCGCGGACCGCGGAACGCCGGCTGGCGGCCATTTTCCCGGTGCTGGAAGGCACGACGATTGCGCGCACATGGACGGGAAAGGCCAGCCTCACCGGTGATTTTCTGCCTCGTGTGATGACGCTGGGGCCGCGCCGCTACTCGGTGGTGGCCTGCAACGGACGCGGTCTGGTGCTGACCACCAACCTCGGGCGCGCGCTGGCCGCAGCGTTCGCCGCCGGACGCGACGCGCCGCTCCCCCTTGCCGCCCGTCCGCCGCGGCCGATCCGCGCCCGTGCGCTGGCCGCCAGGGTGCCGCAGCTCCTGCTGCCCCTCGGTTCGCTGGCCGATGCCCGCGCCGAATGGCGCGGCTGA
- a CDS encoding Rid family hydrolase has protein sequence MSRTAITTGSRFEEMAGYSRAVIDGEWVFVSGTTGHDHAAGTIADDAAGQARQSLKTIEETLAKADATFADVVQVRVYLADAADVAAVSQELGQRFAPPRPTNTTVIVGFPLEEIKVEIEMIALKRR, from the coding sequence ATGTCCCGCACCGCCATCACCACAGGGTCCCGTTTTGAGGAAATGGCCGGCTACAGCCGCGCCGTGATCGACGGCGAATGGGTGTTCGTTTCCGGCACCACAGGCCACGACCATGCGGCCGGCACCATCGCGGACGACGCCGCAGGCCAGGCCCGCCAGTCGCTCAAAACCATTGAGGAAACGCTGGCAAAAGCAGATGCCACGTTCGCCGACGTGGTGCAGGTTCGCGTCTACCTCGCCGACGCAGCCGACGTTGCGGCCGTTTCGCAGGAACTGGGCCAGCGCTTCGCGCCGCCGCGGCCGACCAACACCACCGTGATCGTCGGTTTCCCGCTGGAGGAGATCAAGGTCGAGATCGAGATGATCGCGCTGAAGCGCCGCTGA
- a CDS encoding sn-glycerol-3-phosphate ABC transporter ATP-binding protein UgpC — protein sequence MTSLSLKNIKKAFGRTEVIRGIDLEIEDGEFVVFVGPSGCGKSTLLRMIAGLEDVTSGDLFIGGKRVNEVQPAKRGVAMVFQSYALYPHLNVRDNMGFGLKVRGEKPAAIVARVEEAAETLQLGPLLDRFPRELSGGQRQRVAIGRAICGNPDVFLFDEPLSNLDAELRVHMRAEIAALHKRLANTMVYVTHDQIEAMTLADKIVVLRGGQIEQVGTPRDLYNNPANVFVAQFIGSPKMNILPGAFVAERLSAGGIYVPAGKVVGMRPEHLHVAGMDDAVLNGRVVLAEYTGAGSLLHVDVGGGETVLVTHEGQDEPPNGDNIALGIDRENVHILTPA from the coding sequence ATGACCAGCCTTTCCCTCAAGAACATCAAGAAGGCCTTCGGCCGGACCGAGGTCATCCGCGGCATCGACCTCGAGATCGAGGACGGCGAGTTCGTGGTGTTCGTCGGCCCGTCCGGCTGCGGCAAGTCCACGCTTTTGCGCATGATCGCGGGGCTGGAGGATGTCACCTCAGGCGACCTCTTCATCGGCGGCAAGCGTGTCAACGAGGTGCAACCGGCGAAACGCGGCGTGGCGATGGTGTTCCAGTCCTACGCGCTCTATCCGCACCTCAATGTGCGCGACAACATGGGCTTCGGCCTCAAGGTGCGCGGCGAGAAGCCCGCCGCCATCGTCGCCCGCGTCGAGGAAGCCGCCGAAACGCTCCAGCTCGGCCCGCTGCTGGACCGTTTCCCGCGCGAACTTTCCGGCGGCCAGCGCCAGCGCGTTGCCATCGGCCGCGCCATCTGCGGCAACCCGGACGTTTTCCTCTTCGACGAGCCGCTCTCCAACCTAGACGCTGAACTCCGCGTCCACATGCGCGCCGAGATTGCCGCGCTCCACAAGCGCCTTGCCAACACCATGGTCTACGTCACCCACGACCAGATCGAGGCGATGACGCTTGCCGACAAGATCGTGGTCCTGCGGGGCGGGCAGATCGAGCAGGTCGGCACCCCGCGCGACCTCTACAACAACCCCGCCAACGTGTTCGTCGCCCAGTTCATCGGCAGCCCCAAGATGAACATTCTGCCCGGCGCATTCGTCGCCGAGCGGCTTTCGGCGGGCGGCATCTATGTGCCCGCCGGCAAGGTGGTGGGGATGCGGCCGGAGCACCTTCATGTCGCGGGTATGGACGATGCCGTGCTGAACGGGCGAGTCGTGCTCGCCGAATACACCGGCGCCGGCTCGCTCCTGCATGTGGATGTGGGCGGGGGGGAGACCGTCCTCGTCACCCACGAGGGGCAGGACGAGCCGCCCAACGGCGACAACATCGCGCTTGGGATCGACCGCGAGAACGTCCACATCCTGACGCCGGCGTAA
- a CDS encoding carbohydrate ABC transporter permease encodes MTTKQWRFLNRTLWTVSLLIAAVPFVFPFLWMLSSGFKSAAEIFGQPSLIPTVWHWENFVEVFTYQPFARQYFNSLYIAVSVTGLTLVVASLAGYALARLRFAGAGLLMLFLVSALMVPEEVTIVPNFFLIRWMGLTDTHLPLILLPVFGPHGVMATFLMRQYFVALPKELEEAGRMDGLTTLGVWWKIALPMSRPALAAVAIITFLFSWNLFLEPLVFLSSLELFTLPLALSNFTDPYGAPLWHLQLAATSLAVVPILAVYIIAQRQIVESFAMSGVKG; translated from the coding sequence ATGACCACGAAACAGTGGCGCTTTCTCAACCGCACGCTCTGGACGGTCTCCCTGCTGATTGCGGCGGTCCCCTTCGTTTTCCCGTTCCTGTGGATGCTGTCGTCGGGCTTCAAGAGCGCGGCGGAGATCTTCGGCCAGCCGAGCCTGATCCCCACCGTCTGGCACTGGGAAAACTTCGTCGAGGTCTTCACCTACCAGCCGTTCGCGCGGCAATATTTCAACTCGCTCTATATCGCGGTGTCGGTCACGGGGCTGACGCTGGTGGTCGCCTCGCTCGCCGGCTACGCGCTGGCGCGGCTGCGCTTTGCAGGGGCGGGGCTTTTGATGCTCTTCCTCGTCTCGGCGCTGATGGTGCCCGAAGAAGTCACCATCGTGCCCAACTTCTTCCTGATCCGCTGGATGGGCCTCACCGATACGCACCTGCCGCTGATCCTCTTGCCGGTCTTCGGCCCGCACGGCGTGATGGCGACGTTCCTGATGCGCCAGTATTTCGTCGCGCTGCCGAAGGAGCTTGAGGAGGCAGGGCGGATGGACGGGCTCACCACGCTGGGTGTGTGGTGGAAGATCGCGCTCCCCATGTCGCGCCCTGCGCTGGCGGCGGTGGCGATCATCACGTTCCTCTTCTCGTGGAACCTCTTTCTGGAGCCTCTGGTGTTCCTCTCCTCGCTGGAGCTCTTCACGCTGCCGCTCGCCCTTTCCAACTTCACCGACCCCTACGGCGCGCCGCTGTGGCACCTGCAACTGGCCGCAACCAGCCTCGCGGTGGTGCCGATCCTGGCGGTCTACATCATCGCCCAGCGCCAGATCGTCGAGAGCTTCGCCATGTCGGGGGTGAAGGGATGA
- a CDS encoding sugar ABC transporter permease: MSRAENTTRPARGLRVPGLTLRRREAIEAWLMTSPTIIGFAIFFLGPLIAVFIYSTAEWNLLSRQMTFVGLANYTDALTVNADFWQVMGNSVIFAAGLVPLNMALALALALALSRPFFGVVFFRTIFFAPVVTSAVAWAIVWKFLLQGEAGAVNQMLASIGIDGPNWLREPDWAMAAVIVTRVIKMVGLNMILYIAALQTIPRDYEEAARLEGATHWQVFKMVIWPLLAPTTLIIMVITTIGSFKVFDHIYLMTGGGPENGTLVLAFYIYQQAFEFFEVGYASALAIIMFVIVLALTLVQFALRRRQVR; this comes from the coding sequence ATGAGCCGGGCCGAAAACACGACAAGGCCGGCACGCGGATTGCGCGTGCCGGGGCTCACGCTGCGCCGGCGTGAGGCCATCGAAGCATGGCTGATGACGAGCCCCACCATCATCGGTTTTGCCATCTTCTTCCTCGGCCCGCTCATTGCCGTCTTCATCTACTCCACCGCGGAGTGGAACCTCCTGTCCCGCCAGATGACATTCGTGGGGCTCGCCAACTACACCGACGCGCTCACCGTCAACGCCGATTTCTGGCAGGTGATGGGCAACTCGGTGATCTTCGCCGCCGGCCTCGTGCCGCTCAACATGGCGCTCGCGCTGGCATTGGCGCTCGCCCTGTCGCGGCCCTTCTTCGGCGTCGTCTTCTTCCGCACCATCTTCTTCGCGCCCGTCGTCACGTCCGCCGTGGCGTGGGCCATCGTGTGGAAATTCCTGCTCCAGGGCGAGGCGGGGGCGGTCAACCAGATGCTGGCCTCCATCGGCATCGACGGCCCCAACTGGCTGCGCGAGCCGGACTGGGCGATGGCCGCCGTGATCGTCACGCGCGTCATCAAGATGGTCGGCCTCAACATGATCCTCTACATCGCCGCACTCCAGACCATTCCGCGCGACTACGAGGAGGCGGCCCGCCTTGAGGGCGCCACCCACTGGCAGGTGTTCAAGATGGTGATCTGGCCGCTTCTGGCGCCGACCACGCTCATCATCATGGTCATCACCACCATCGGCTCGTTCAAGGTGTTCGACCACATCTACCTGATGACCGGCGGCGGCCCCGAAAACGGCACGCTGGTGCTCGCCTTCTACATCTACCAGCAGGCATTCGAGTTCTTCGAGGTGGGCTACGCCTCCGCGCTTGCCATAATCATGTTCGTGATCGTCCTGGCGCTGACCTTGGTGCAGTTCGCGCTGCGGCGGAGGCAGGTCAGATGA
- a CDS encoding ABC transporter substrate-binding protein, with the protein MKTTLMSCAAACALAFGAMGSASAEDLRFTVWTGSEAHLSMLNGIAESFTATHPDVTVSFETIPAGDYTQKLTFQIAGGNTPDLGWMFEDAAPAFADAGVLENVGPALKGAAGYDFADFSKPAMGLWEDGDTVNGIPFSTSPFMVYYNKTLFDEAGLEDPLALSAKGEWTMDAWRTAAKTLKDKTGTWGFDFKDGEGYDSRILHALMPPIRAYGGYAWKDGECGFNKPEAVEAVTVLHDMVFKDKSIVPPGETGDFFSGDAAMTVNQISRASRLSDVAFDWGIAPLPTGPAGEAPVIGQAGIVVFAEGDQKALATEFLAHMTNAENVKIMAQFFPPARKSVLESGVLVEANALIPADQMANVATAIETGSVLPSSKNMPQILAALKPRSDALWRPDADVEKALQAICTAIQPQL; encoded by the coding sequence ATGAAGACCACTTTGATGAGCTGTGCCGCCGCCTGCGCTCTGGCGTTCGGCGCTATGGGCTCCGCGTCTGCGGAGGACCTGCGCTTTACCGTGTGGACCGGCAGCGAGGCGCACCTGTCGATGCTGAATGGCATCGCGGAAAGCTTCACCGCCACCCATCCGGACGTGACGGTCTCGTTCGAGACCATCCCCGCCGGCGACTACACCCAGAAGCTCACCTTCCAGATTGCCGGTGGCAACACGCCGGACCTTGGCTGGATGTTCGAGGATGCGGCTCCTGCATTCGCCGACGCGGGCGTGCTCGAAAATGTCGGCCCGGCGCTGAAAGGCGCAGCCGGTTACGACTTTGCCGACTTCTCCAAGCCCGCCATGGGCCTGTGGGAGGACGGCGATACCGTCAACGGCATCCCGTTCTCCACCTCGCCCTTCATGGTCTACTACAACAAGACCCTGTTCGACGAAGCCGGCCTCGAAGACCCGCTCGCCCTGTCGGCCAAGGGCGAGTGGACCATGGATGCCTGGCGCACCGCCGCAAAGACGCTGAAGGACAAGACCGGCACCTGGGGCTTCGACTTCAAGGACGGCGAGGGTTACGACAGCCGCATCCTCCACGCCCTGATGCCGCCGATCCGCGCCTATGGCGGCTACGCGTGGAAGGACGGCGAGTGCGGCTTTAACAAGCCGGAGGCGGTGGAAGCCGTCACCGTCCTCCACGACATGGTGTTCAAGGACAAGTCCATCGTGCCCCCCGGCGAGACCGGTGACTTCTTCTCCGGTGATGCGGCGATGACCGTCAACCAGATCTCGCGCGCCTCCCGCCTTTCGGACGTGGCGTTCGACTGGGGCATTGCGCCGCTCCCCACCGGCCCCGCGGGCGAGGCGCCGGTGATCGGCCAGGCCGGCATCGTGGTGTTTGCCGAGGGTGACCAGAAGGCGCTTGCCACCGAGTTTCTTGCCCACATGACCAACGCCGAGAATGTGAAGATCATGGCGCAGTTTTTCCCGCCTGCGCGCAAATCGGTGCTGGAGAGCGGCGTGCTGGTGGAAGCCAACGCGCTGATCCCGGCGGACCAGATGGCAAACGTCGCCACCGCCATCGAGACCGGCTCGGTGCTGCCGTCTTCCAAGAACATGCCGCAGATCCTCGCCGCGCTGAAGCCGCGCAGCGACGCGCTGTGGCGCCCGGATGCGGACGTGGAAAAGGCGCTTCAGGCCATCTGCACCGCCATCCAGCCGCAGCTCTGA
- a CDS encoding SDR family oxidoreductase produces the protein MIGLAVPLDGRTALVTGANAGIGRAIALALAANGANLIVHHHGDPEGATGTAASAEKCGRKVQVLAADFTEEGAARALADDAAAAGRVDILVANAAIEVRCPWDEITDTHIDRHVSANFSALVAMCQRLLPPMTAAGWGRVIAIGSIMASRPRAETLVYAALKSAQLTAIQAMAREVAGRGVTMNVISPGAVEIERTAERYADPAFRAAVTAKIPAGRPAGVDDLVGPALFLASDAAGYVTGANIPVDGGWSIGDPPGTLPGPAQ, from the coding sequence ATGATCGGTCTTGCCGTGCCGCTGGACGGGCGCACGGCGCTGGTCACCGGCGCCAATGCCGGGATCGGCCGTGCCATCGCGCTGGCCCTTGCCGCAAACGGTGCCAACCTCATCGTCCACCACCACGGCGACCCGGAGGGCGCCACGGGCACGGCGGCCTCAGCGGAAAAATGCGGACGCAAGGTTCAGGTCCTTGCCGCCGATTTTACCGAAGAAGGGGCCGCACGCGCCCTTGCTGACGACGCAGCGGCGGCGGGGCGGGTGGATATTCTGGTCGCCAATGCCGCCATCGAGGTGCGCTGCCCGTGGGACGAGATCACCGACACGCACATTGACCGGCATGTGTCTGCCAACTTTTCCGCCCTTGTTGCCATGTGCCAGCGCCTGCTGCCGCCGATGACCGCAGCAGGCTGGGGCCGCGTCATTGCCATCGGCAGCATCATGGCGTCCCGCCCGCGGGCCGAAACGCTGGTGTACGCCGCGCTGAAATCCGCGCAGCTCACCGCCATTCAGGCGATGGCGCGCGAGGTGGCGGGCCGGGGCGTGACCATGAACGTGATTTCGCCGGGTGCCGTTGAGATCGAACGGACGGCAGAGCGCTACGCAGACCCCGCGTTCCGCGCAGCCGTCACCGCAAAAATTCCCGCAGGGCGCCCCGCAGGGGTGGACGATCTCGTGGGGCCGGCCCTGTTTCTGGCCAGCGATGCGGCCGGCTACGTCACCGGCGCCAACATTCCGGTCGATGGCGGATGGAGCATCGGCGATCCGCCGGGAACGCTGCCCGGCCCGGCGCAATGA
- a CDS encoding FCD domain-containing protein: MSEEREVGDVFGARLETPTRLADAVSDAIAAALFDGRIRPGDPLPSEGVIAREFGVSKPIAREALRQLAGAGLIHTQQGKVARAKPLNGEPLDRFYGYAVRSSLTRLREANEMRLVVERGIAQLAARRQAAAGLAAMHSAVAAMEKALKKSDAFTDSDVAFHHGMALATGNRMIEIQMEGLRAVQREVSDLFSRRSNRTDADWVATVERHRHIVCAIEAGDEAGAEAAMVAHYAAADIASFEVADTLSATDTLSTRSAPS; the protein is encoded by the coding sequence ATGAGCGAAGAGCGGGAGGTGGGCGATGTGTTCGGCGCGCGGCTGGAAACGCCGACGCGGCTGGCCGACGCCGTTTCCGACGCCATTGCCGCAGCGCTGTTCGACGGGCGCATTCGGCCCGGCGATCCGCTCCCGTCCGAAGGTGTGATCGCCAGGGAATTCGGCGTGTCCAAGCCCATTGCGCGGGAGGCGTTGCGGCAGCTGGCCGGGGCGGGTCTCATCCACACCCAGCAGGGGAAGGTGGCGCGGGCAAAGCCGCTCAACGGCGAACCGCTGGACCGTTTTTACGGCTACGCCGTGCGCTCCAGCCTGACGCGCCTGCGCGAAGCCAACGAGATGCGGCTGGTGGTGGAGCGCGGGATTGCGCAGCTGGCCGCCCGGCGGCAGGCAGCTGCCGGTCTTGCGGCGATGCATTCCGCGGTGGCGGCGATGGAGAAGGCGCTGAAGAAATCGGACGCCTTCACCGACAGTGACGTTGCCTTCCACCACGGCATGGCGCTGGCCACCGGCAACCGGATGATCGAGATCCAGATGGAGGGTCTTCGCGCGGTGCAGCGGGAGGTCTCCGATCTGTTCTCGCGCCGCTCCAACCGCACGGATGCCGACTGGGTGGCCACCGTGGAGCGTCACCGCCACATAGTTTGCGCCATTGAAGCCGGTGACGAGGCGGGTGCGGAAGCTGCCATGGTCGCGCACTACGCAGCCGCCGACATTGCCTCCTTCGAAGTGGCCGATACGCTGAGCGCAACCGATACGCTGAGCACACGGAGCGCGCCGTCATGA